In Nyctibius grandis isolate bNycGra1 chromosome 6, bNycGra1.pri, whole genome shotgun sequence, a single genomic region encodes these proteins:
- the TMEM154 gene encoding transmembrane protein 154, producing MRKQNLIALLAALSLAGGSAGNGSENDGSGDGSPVLPTVTVTPSPATRPSTADDHEPVLVTASATERCFETKNTPSTELNAVNNQDTLEAAEQSILIYVVPVVLLVLLILLVIFFVIHHKRKKSKQDELGSENVKSPIFEEDTPSVMEIEMEELDKWMNSMNKNADCECLPTVREEKESIANPSDGES from the exons ATGCGAAAGCAAAACCTCATCGCCCTGCTCGCTGCCCTGTCGCTGGCCGGGGGATCTGCCGGGAACG GCTCTGAAAATGACGGTTCAGGAGATGGATCACCAGTATTACCCACCGTTACAGTAACACCTTCTCCTGCTACGCGTCCTTCGACTGcggatgaccatgagccagtaCTTGTCACTGCAAGCGCTACTGAAagatgttttgaaacaaaaaatactccAAGTACTGAATTGAATGCTGTGAACAATCAGGACACCCTAGAAGCGGCAGAACAGTCTATCTTGATATACGTTGTCCCCGTTGTGCTGCTGGTCCTGCTGATTTTGCTGGTCATCTTTTTTGTAATAcatcataaaaggaaaaagtctaAGCAAG atgAGCTGGGAAGCGAAAATGTGAAAAG TCCTATTTTTGAAGAAGACACACCCTCTGTTATGGAGATAGAAATGGAAGAGCTTGATAAATGGATGAACAGCATGAACAAAAATG CTGACTGTGAATGTTTGCCTactgtaagagaagaaaaagaatcaattGCCAACCCAAG TGACGGTGAATCATGA